The Gossypium hirsutum isolate 1008001.06 chromosome D07, Gossypium_hirsutum_v2.1, whole genome shotgun sequence genome includes the window ataaaattccTGACTATTTCTCAATGCAATAGATACCTGAAATAGTTAGAAACATCTTCATCTTTAAATGTACTATCAGCTGGAAAAGTCAGGTAAATCTGTTTTGAAGCTGAGTTAGCCTTTTCTGCTAATCCCATTGCGAAAAACTCCCTCTCAGCTCGGCCCTGGGGAAACTTGCAAATTTCTTCACCGAACATCAATGCAGCAGCTCTGCAACATTACAATGAgccaaatgaaaaatatttatttaatttagcacAAAGGAAGAACACTTAAATGATCATGCTATGGCTTTTTAAATAACCAGTACTCCCACCAAAATAAGACCAACAATTATCCTATAAATAGAAAACCCCCATGCTAAGGCAAACTCAAACTAATGAACTTTACCATCACGTCAAtaaaaaacaaagacaaaagccAAATAGATGTCTCTACTGTTTATCACAGAAAGTGTAAAccacaaacaattaaataaataaaaattcttaaagtAAACTACTTCATAGTAACAAATCCACGAAAGAAACACCAAATAGATAATATGTAAATAAATTCCGAATTAATTTTATGTAAAACCATAACAAAACCTTGTTAAGGATTCCATAGCCAACAAGATAAGCCCAAGGTTAGAACAAAAATTAAGAACCTTAGACAGAATATAGCCCCCCCCCCAACCCACCAAAAAAATATAGAGTCAGAAAGCAGGAAACAAAATTGGGAATCTTTAATACACCTCTGGGCCTCAGTTTGCTGTTGCAACAGaagattcatttttttttcataaggCAATGGAGAAGAAACACCAGCCACCAACTGAGCAGCAGCGAATCTTTGCTGATGAGCAGCTGCTCTCATTCTCATCATTTCCTCCTGCTGGTGATAAAGAAGGTCCATTTTACTAGGTGAACCAAAAACAACACCATTAATATCAACATTATCAGCTAAACCACCAAGGCCATGCGAGAACTTGCAATTATCACCGTTCTTACAAAAGCCTCTAGCAAAATAAAGACAAGGCTTGTAACCACCCACAAGACCACCAAATCCGCCGGCTTCTTCAACTGTTCCGAAACATGCATCACTTTCTGAAAAACTCCTTCTATGGCCAATAAAGTCCTCATTCCTAGAAGAGGAAGAATcattcaaaaatgaaaaatagtcaCTCATTTGATTCTCATCGATTAAATCAGTACTGCTATCCCCAGTCTTTGAAGTAACTAAGAGAGACCCAGAGCGGATATTTTCATAAGAAAGAAAGGGACTTGATTTTGGGCTACTAGCAGGAGACCATGAAGGTACCTTCTTCGAAAATTCTAAGAACCCATTTCTCGGAATGATACTGGGAGACAATGGAGGAAGTGGGTTTTGGGAATTGTTAGAGCTGTTGGGTCTTGAGATTGGGTTCAACTGAGTAGAGAAAGTACTTGAAGAAAGTCCTAAGTGAGCTTTAGCTTTGAAAACAAGGGACTGTAAAAGGGTTTCAGGACCAAAGGCTAAACGCAACAAATCCATGTCTGCTAAGTCCTGGATAAGGATGTAACCCATGATTTTAGAAGCATTTTCTGGGTCTAAAACCTTGATTTTACCGAACAAAATGTTGGTTGTATCACAAAGATCCATGGAGGCTTTACAGTTTTCTCTCgttttttgtttgtttggtaTGAGAGAAACTGTGAAGttcggattttttttttttcacttagaAAACAGACAGTAGagagaagaaagagaaaagagagtgaaaaggaaGTGGCGTTTGTGGGTGGGTTTTTGGGGTTTTcgatgttttgttttcttttttcctttttatttttcaaaaagacttggctaattaaaaattttaaatggaatgaaaaacAGAGGTAGAGTGGGATAGGAAAATGAGCAGAGAGGGTTTTGAAGTGAAGCAATGAGCGGGCTTTACCTATCCTATAAATATATACtacaaataatatacaataaataataaaatttataattataaactaattaataataataacttataaaatatgtacaatattaaaattaaaaaaattaattaaattgtttatgtGTTGTCATTAATCTTGAGTCGATATCGAGTTAACTTGTGATATTGACtcaatcaaatatattatatatatacaattgatggaagtaagaatgtatgcataataaattaatcaaaataaagttttagttgaattgtaaattattattatttttaatgcaaTTGATTCGggttcaaatttcatcatttgcatattttattgttttttttaaaataaaaagatcactcgagtaatataacttattttaattacagaaCGACATTTACATAATTTTCCTAACTGAGGTGGTGACCCAGTTGAGGGTGACCCAACTCAGTTAagagcttaaataatagtatagataaaaaaacttatttaaataaaatcgataaaaaaatttgttagggatcgacccgattaagcaacgaacaagtaaaaataacagaagaaattgagaaattgaatacaaaaatttaacgtggaaaaacccctccaaagagaataaaaaatcacgagcaaagataattttactataatggcaaaagaacgaagagtgcaaaagatggagataaaaactaaaccccgaaaactcaAAAAACCGAAAAcaaaaaaccttaaaatttaaacacaaaattctctaaaagtgttatgagttctaatatctaatgaatgttttttttaaggttgtaaaagTGCCTATTtttggaagacttctagccttcgacttgtacactgtcaaatcaaaactaacctggGTCTGATTTTTATGAACAcaatgccctaacttttcaaacttacatccaaaagagaacctctctttaatgaaacggtcatacctttttccctcatATAACCAAGTT containing:
- the LOC107954299 gene encoding zinc finger CCCH domain-containing protein 55 gives rise to the protein MDLCDTTNILFGKIKVLDPENASKIMGYILIQDLADMDLLRLAFGPETLLQSLVFKAKAHLGLSSSTFSTQLNPISRPNSSNNSQNPLPPLSPSIIPRNGFLEFSKKVPSWSPASSPKSSPFLSYENIRSGSLLVTSKTGDSSTDLIDENQMSDYFSFLNDSSSSRNEDFIGHRRSFSESDACFGTVEEAGGFGGLVGGYKPCLYFARGFCKNGDNCKFSHGLGGLADNVDINGVVFGSPSKMDLLYHQQEEMMRMRAAAHQQRFAAAQLVAGVSSPLPYEKKMNLLLQQQTEAQRAAALMFGEEICKFPQGRAEREFFAMGLAEKANSASKQIYLTFPADSTFKDEDVSNYFSMFGPVQDVRIPYQQKRMFGFVTFVHPETVKHILARGNPHYICDSRVLVKPYKEKGKVPDKKQHLQERGNFSSCSSPSGLDSREPYDPHVGEKMFYNASEMMLRREFEEQADLQHAIELQRRRFVNLQLPDFKNDGIHHHQRSLSVGGSVSLPAYSHASQNVHLSDSIKQEGSEVNGGNTAAAPPVTVNAAEEEEVNSACVQKGGVGHTQDQECSNPKGCHKSSLEHALPDSPFASPEKSTESHLSEFPAATGNPNLCAMSSSENDPLLLATSTSGMTSI